Proteins from a single region of Campylobacter sputorum:
- the pta gene encoding phosphate acetyltransferase, translating to MCQNSFYLITDNQNDIQNLPTNIECFYPIYDKNSAVFSEEKAKELLLNNQKNELLKSIIEEFDKKAQNSALAVVANENFCFLNLEIARNLNLPIVNLSKCEFKKTFFKNNAENKGLSVINLTDLKELNSKLEECLKTKKNIITPLKFETQLYKMAKSANSTIVLPESDDERILKAADKLLKSGAVNLILLGKNDEILANAQRLGLNLKDAKIIDPNDNEYLEEFSNTLYELRKAKYMKLEEAQKLVKDRTYFGTMLVYSGYASGMVSGANTTTAQTIRPALQTIKMKPGVSTVSGAFLMCLENEVVVFADCAITPNPTEEQLASIAISSAKTARDFGLEPKVAMLSYSTGESGSGEDVDFIKRATKLAKDSELKDSVDGPLQFDAAFDKIVAKKKMPNSKVAGNANVFIFPNLNCGNICYKAVQRTSGAVAIGPILQGLKKPVNDLSRGCLIEDIVNTILITAIQAKEI from the coding sequence ATGTGCCAAAATAGTTTTTATCTTATAACAGATAATCAAAACGATATACAAAACTTACCAACAAATATTGAGTGTTTTTATCCAATTTATGATAAAAACAGTGCAGTTTTTAGCGAAGAGAAAGCTAAAGAGTTACTCTTAAACAATCAAAAAAATGAACTTTTAAAGAGTATTATTGAAGAATTTGATAAAAAAGCTCAAAATAGTGCTTTGGCTGTTGTTGCAAATGAAAATTTTTGTTTTTTAAATTTAGAAATAGCAAGAAATTTAAACTTACCTATAGTAAATTTAAGCAAATGTGAATTTAAAAAAACATTTTTTAAAAATAACGCCGAAAACAAAGGTTTATCTGTTATAAATTTAACAGATTTAAAAGAATTAAACTCAAAGTTAGAAGAGTGCTTAAAAACGAAAAAAAATATCATTACACCTCTTAAATTTGAAACACAATTATACAAAATGGCAAAAAGTGCAAATAGCACGATAGTTTTACCAGAAAGTGATGATGAAAGGATACTAAAAGCAGCCGATAAACTTTTAAAAAGCGGCGCAGTAAATTTAATACTTCTAGGAAAAAATGATGAAATTTTAGCTAATGCTCAAAGACTTGGTTTAAATTTAAAAGATGCAAAGATAATTGATCCAAATGATAATGAATATCTTGAAGAATTTTCAAATACGCTTTATGAGCTAAGAAAAGCAAAATATATGAAACTAGAAGAAGCTCAAAAACTAGTAAAAGATAGAACTTACTTTGGCACAATGTTAGTTTATAGCGGATATGCAAGTGGTATGGTAAGTGGTGCTAACACAACCACAGCGCAGACTATACGCCCTGCACTTCAAACAATTAAAATGAAACCAGGAGTATCAACAGTAAGTGGTGCATTTTTGATGTGTTTAGAAAATGAAGTTGTAGTTTTTGCAGATTGCGCAATTACACCAAATCCAACAGAAGAACAACTTGCTAGTATAGCTATATCAAGTGCAAAAACTGCTAGAGATTTCGGACTTGAACCAAAAGTTGCTATGCTTAGTTACTCAACTGGAGAAAGTGGAAGTGGAGAAGATGTTGATTTTATAAAAAGAGCGACAAAATTAGCAAAAGATAGTGAGCTAAAAGATAGCGTAGATGGACCGCTTCAATTTGATGCAGCATTTGATAAGATAGTAGCTAAGAAAAAAATGCCTAATTCAAAAGTAGCAGGAAATGCAAATGTTTTTATATTTCCAAATTTAAATTGTGGAAATATCTGCTACAAAGCAGTTCAAAGAACATCGGGAGCAGTTGCAATTGGTCCTATTTTGCAAGGGCTTAAAAAACCAGTTAATGATTTAAGTCGTGGATGTTTAATAGAAGATATAGTAAATACAATTTTAATAACAGCTATTCAAGCAAAGGAAATTTAA
- a CDS encoding acetate kinase, which translates to MKILVLNLGSSSIKFKLFEMGDKSVIASGLVEKIGEKSSYAKLKAEKTKEIFESTEAIKDHAQGLEVMENLFKKSGIMSDFEELGGIGHRVVHGGNRYFKPTLVTEKVIQDIEDIIPLAPLHNPAHAIGIRSVMKKAPNVKNVVVFDTAFHQTMPKSSYMYALPYEYCEKYKIRKYGAHGTSHEYVSKAGAKFMGIDINNFNCITLHLGNGASASAIKGGKCFDTSMGLTPLEGLMMGTRCGDIDPAVLPYLKRIANIEVEEMDIIMNKKSGLYGICGTNDMRDVEEKMKTDEKTKLAFDMFCYRIKKYVGAYYAALGKVDAIIFTAGIGENDDLAREAICENMQNLGIAIDKEKNSIRSGEIRDISTKDAKVRTLIVPTNEEFAIASATLELVK; encoded by the coding sequence ATGAAAATATTAGTTTTAAATCTAGGAAGTAGTTCTATCAAATTTAAACTTTTTGAAATGGGTGATAAAAGTGTTATCGCAAGTGGTTTGGTAGAAAAAATAGGCGAAAAATCATCTTACGCAAAACTAAAAGCTGAAAAAACTAAAGAAATTTTTGAATCAACTGAGGCTATAAAAGATCATGCTCAAGGTCTTGAAGTGATGGAAAATCTTTTCAAAAAAAGCGGTATAATGAGTGATTTTGAAGAGCTTGGTGGAATTGGACATAGGGTAGTTCATGGTGGAAATAGATATTTCAAACCAACACTAGTTACTGAAAAAGTTATACAAGATATAGAAGATATTATTCCACTTGCACCACTTCATAACCCAGCTCACGCAATAGGCATAAGAAGCGTTATGAAAAAAGCACCAAATGTGAAAAATGTAGTTGTTTTTGATACAGCATTTCATCAAACTATGCCAAAAAGCTCTTATATGTATGCACTACCATATGAATACTGCGAGAAATACAAGATTAGAAAATACGGGGCTCACGGTACATCTCACGAATATGTAAGTAAAGCTGGTGCTAAATTTATGGGCATTGATATAAATAATTTTAACTGCATAACGCTACACTTAGGAAACGGAGCTAGTGCTAGTGCTATAAAAGGCGGAAAATGCTTTGATACATCTATGGGACTAACTCCACTTGAAGGACTTATGATGGGTACAAGATGTGGTGACATAGATCCTGCGGTACTTCCTTATCTAAAAAGAATAGCAAATATAGAAGTTGAAGAGATGGATATCATAATGAACAAAAAAAGCGGACTTTATGGAATTTGTGGCACAAATGATATGAGAGATGTAGAAGAAAAAATGAAAACAGATGAAAAAACAAAATTAGCTTTTGATATGTTTTGTTACCGCATTAAAAAATATGTCGGAGCGTATTATGCAGCATTAGGCAAAGTTGATGCCATAATATTTACAGCAGGGATTGGCGAAAACGATGACCTTGCAAGAGAAGCTATTTGTGAAAATATGCAAAATTTAGGAATAGCAATAGATAAAGAAAAAAATAGTATTAGAAGTGGCGAAATAAGAGATATAAGCACAAAAGATGCAAAAGTAAGAACATTGATAGTTCCAACTAACGAAGAGTTTGCAATAGCATCAGCTACTTTAGAACTTGTAAAATAA
- a CDS encoding glycerate kinase: MEKVVIAIDSFKGCMSSLEAGLAIKDGIKEFCDEVVVIPIADGGEGSVEAMKDALGAKFTQIDTFDPLLRPIKASYAFNKNLAIMEMASSCGLALLKDEEKNPNKTSTFGLGIMIKDAIKKGVREFIIGIGGSATNDAGSGMLEALGFEFFDNDSKKLKMCGESLSKVSFISSKNSLSELNECKFNIACDVINPLYGTNGAAYVYARQKGASDDMIKFLDNCLKNFADITYKFNGSDFSNLQGAGAAGGLGFGFVSFLKAKLMPGFDIIANAVNLEKYIKDSNLVITGEGRIDFQSTMGKTPTKVASVAKKYGKKVIAFGGAISDDIKGLNDFIDAYFCIQQRAISLKEAMQKEIAMKNLKNTSNQVMRLLV; the protein is encoded by the coding sequence ATGGAAAAAGTCGTTATTGCCATTGATTCATTTAAAGGATGTATGAGTTCGCTTGAGGCTGGACTTGCTATAAAAGATGGTATAAAAGAGTTTTGTGATGAGGTTGTAGTTATCCCTATAGCTGATGGTGGAGAAGGAAGTGTTGAGGCTATGAAAGATGCTTTGGGTGCTAAATTTACGCAGATTGATACTTTTGATCCATTGCTTCGTCCAATAAAGGCAAGTTATGCTTTTAATAAAAATTTAGCCATAATGGAAATGGCTAGTTCTTGCGGTTTAGCACTACTAAAAGATGAAGAGAAAAATCCAAATAAAACCTCTACTTTTGGTCTTGGTATTATGATAAAAGATGCCATAAAAAAAGGCGTAAGAGAGTTTATCATAGGAATAGGCGGAAGTGCTACAAATGATGCTGGTAGCGGTATGCTTGAAGCACTTGGCTTTGAATTTTTTGATAATGATAGCAAAAAACTTAAAATGTGTGGTGAAAGCTTATCAAAAGTAAGTTTTATAAGCTCAAAAAATTCTTTAAGTGAATTAAATGAGTGTAAATTTAATATAGCTTGTGATGTTATAAATCCGCTATATGGCACAAATGGTGCTGCTTATGTCTATGCTAGACAAAAGGGTGCAAGTGATGATATGATAAAGTTTTTAGATAATTGTCTTAAAAATTTTGCGGATATAACATATAAATTTAACGGAAGTGATTTTTCAAATTTGCAAGGTGCTGGTGCAGCAGGTGGTCTTGGCTTTGGATTTGTAAGTTTTTTAAAAGCTAAGCTAATGCCAGGTTTTGATATTATCGCAAATGCTGTAAATTTAGAAAAATATATAAAAGATTCAAATTTGGTAATAACTGGCGAAGGAAGAATTGATTTTCAAAGCACAATGGGCAAAACCCCAACAAAAGTTGCAAGTGTTGCTAAGAAGTATGGTAAAAAAGTTATAGCTTTTGGTGGAGCAATAAGTGATGATATAAAAGGGTTAAATGATTTTATTGATGCATATTTTTGCATACAGCAAAGAGCAATCAGTCTTAAAGAAGCTATGCAAAAAGAAATTGCGATGAAAAATTTAAAAAATACATCAAATCAAGTTATGAGACTTTTAGTTTAA
- a CDS encoding GntP family permease, protein MGGIFLFCALIIAIFVIIYMIAKLNIHAFLSLMCVSLVLAIVVGIPLGKIPSIIGSGFSSIFSSIGIVIILGALIGTILEKTGAALKLADMVINFVGEKRPNLAMMIMGWVVGIPVFCDSGYVVLNPIRKAISQKILSSNPLGMAVALSGGLYIAHVLIPPTPGPIAAAGALGAGENLLMVILVGVLVSIPILFVLYFFSKFIDKKVFLQEDKQELIKTYDELKSEFKQLPSGFSAIMPILAPILFMALGSLAAILKIDGFLGDIFKFLGAPIIALAIGLLFGVYQLYETKKFDEFNKITEESLRVVGPIIFITAAGGVLGKVISEAGFVNFIKENALYISSMGIFFPFIIAAILKTAQGSSTVAIITTASILGSYLDPNSVMSVLGFSTSMSAALCVMAIGCGAMCVSHANDSYFWVVTNFSSMDTTRGYKTQTLMTFVIAVAGIISVYIFSLFLM, encoded by the coding sequence ATGGGTGGTATATTTTTATTTTGTGCTCTTATAATTGCTATTTTTGTAATTATTTATATGATAGCAAAACTAAACATTCATGCATTTTTATCTTTGATGTGTGTATCGCTAGTTTTAGCTATAGTAGTAGGAATTCCTTTGGGAAAAATCCCAAGCATTATAGGATCTGGTTTTAGTTCCATTTTTTCTAGCATAGGTATAGTTATAATTTTAGGTGCTCTTATTGGCACAATACTTGAAAAAACTGGAGCCGCTTTAAAACTTGCTGATATGGTTATAAATTTTGTTGGTGAAAAAAGACCAAATTTAGCAATGATGATAATGGGCTGGGTTGTTGGAATTCCTGTATTTTGTGATAGCGGATATGTAGTTTTAAATCCTATTAGAAAAGCTATATCTCAAAAGATATTAAGTTCAAATCCTCTTGGTATGGCTGTTGCATTAAGTGGTGGACTTTATATAGCTCATGTTTTGATTCCTCCAACACCAGGACCAATAGCAGCTGCTGGAGCTTTAGGGGCTGGAGAAAACTTACTAATGGTTATTTTAGTTGGTGTGCTAGTAAGTATTCCTATACTTTTTGTTTTATACTTTTTTTCTAAATTTATAGATAAAAAAGTATTTTTACAAGAAGATAAGCAAGAGCTTATAAAAACTTATGATGAATTAAAAAGCGAATTTAAACAACTTCCTAGTGGTTTTAGTGCCATTATGCCAATACTCGCACCTATACTTTTTATGGCACTTGGCTCACTTGCTGCAATTTTAAAAATAGACGGATTTTTGGGCGATATTTTTAAATTTTTAGGAGCTCCTATTATAGCACTTGCTATTGGTCTTTTATTTGGAGTTTATCAGCTTTATGAGACTAAGAAGTTTGATGAATTTAATAAAATAACAGAAGAAAGTTTAAGAGTAGTTGGTCCTATCATTTTTATAACTGCTGCTGGTGGAGTTCTTGGTAAAGTTATATCTGAGGCTGGTTTTGTTAATTTTATAAAAGAAAATGCGCTTTATATAAGTTCTATGGGGATATTTTTTCCATTTATTATCGCTGCTATTTTAAAAACAGCTCAAGGCTCTTCAACTGTTGCTATTATCACAACTGCTTCTATTTTGGGTTCATATCTTGATCCAAATTCAGTTATGAGTGTTTTGGGATTTAGTACAAGTATGAGTGCGGCACTTTGTGTAATGGCGATAGGTTGCGGTGCAATGTGTGTTTCTCATGCAAATGATAGTTACTTTTGGGTTGTAACAAATTTTAGCTCTATGGATACAACAAGGGGTTACAAAACTCAAACTTTAATGACATTTGTTATAGCTGTAGCTGGCATTATAAGTGTTTATATTTTTAGTTTGTTTTTGATGTAA
- a CDS encoding PhoX family protein codes for MKKIISLVAASVCVSFGAENLTSIEFSEVSVPKTDSEKREVRASSSVKVNDKEHKIGYNIIMRSGDKVGDGVFGALYDTNGKLITTKDGSPRISNDNDFSSLLTYGDKIFMISHFETRPAAMYVTELRQDKNGKLTAVNTRNIDFSKFGGLWVPCAGSVTPWGTHLGSEEYEPDARTIKDNGDGGEYYNLMGEYFSGDLTKLNPYAYGWTPEIKIVSDKSDVEVTKHYSMGRFAHELSYVMPDNKTVFLSDDGTNVGLFMFVSDKAGDLSAGTLYAAKWNQIDDKNGGTANLEWMDLCHASNNEIKKAIKDNVKFSDMFEVAEFKDESCPAGFTPTKANADSNQETPPECIKLKDGMEKVASRLETRRVAAIKGATTEFRKMEGITYNNNLNEVYIGMSEINKGMESFKNKGKDSNKYDVKGFDHIRLPHNTCGTVYRLSLVEDEKIGSKFVPSVMKGMISGKYSSTGDKLNTCDLNGLANPDNVTYINNTGTLIIGEDTGDGHQNDAIWSYNIAEDKLTRIFTTPYGSETTSPYYYNNIAGFGYIMAVVQHPYGESDEDKLSNPSDSRAYTGYIGPFPVITK; via the coding sequence ATGAAAAAAATTATTTCGTTAGTTGCTGCGTCAGTTTGCGTATCTTTTGGGGCTGAAAATTTAACTAGCATTGAATTTAGCGAAGTATCAGTTCCTAAAACTGACAGTGAAAAAAGAGAAGTAAGAGCAAGCAGTAGCGTAAAAGTTAATGATAAAGAGCATAAAATAGGCTACAACATCATAATGCGTTCAGGTGATAAAGTAGGCGATGGCGTATTTGGTGCTTTGTATGACACAAATGGCAAGCTTATCACAACAAAAGATGGAAGCCCTAGAATTTCAAATGATAATGACTTCTCATCACTTTTAACTTATGGTGATAAAATTTTTATGATTTCTCACTTTGAGACAAGACCAGCTGCTATGTATGTAACAGAGTTAAGACAAGATAAGAATGGAAAATTAACAGCCGTAAATACTAGGAATATAGATTTTTCTAAATTTGGTGGTTTATGGGTTCCATGTGCTGGATCGGTTACACCTTGGGGAACGCATTTAGGAAGCGAAGAGTATGAGCCAGATGCAAGAACTATAAAAGATAATGGCGATGGTGGCGAATATTATAACTTAATGGGCGAGTATTTTAGCGGAGATTTAACTAAACTTAATCCTTATGCTTACGGCTGGACGCCTGAGATAAAAATAGTTAGCGATAAAAGTGATGTTGAAGTTACAAAACACTACTCTATGGGTAGATTCGCTCACGAGTTATCTTATGTAATGCCTGATAATAAGACCGTATTTTTAAGTGATGATGGCACGAATGTTGGGCTGTTTATGTTTGTATCTGATAAGGCAGGAGATTTGAGTGCGGGAACTTTATATGCTGCTAAATGGAATCAAATAGATGATAAAAACGGCGGAACTGCAAATTTAGAGTGGATGGATTTATGTCATGCCTCAAACAATGAAATCAAAAAAGCTATCAAAGATAATGTTAAATTTAGCGATATGTTTGAAGTGGCTGAATTTAAAGATGAGAGTTGCCCAGCTGGATTTACTCCAACTAAAGCAAATGCCGATTCTAACCAAGAAACACCACCTGAGTGTATAAAGCTAAAAGATGGTATGGAAAAAGTAGCTTCAAGACTAGAAACTAGAAGAGTTGCAGCGATAAAAGGAGCTACAACTGAGTTTAGAAAAATGGAAGGCATAACTTACAACAATAATCTAAATGAAGTTTATATAGGAATGAGTGAGATAAATAAAGGTATGGAAAGCTTTAAAAATAAAGGCAAAGATAGCAATAAATATGATGTTAAGGGATTTGATCACATAAGACTGCCGCACAATACTTGTGGAACTGTTTATAGACTAAGCTTAGTAGAAGATGAAAAAATAGGCTCAAAATTTGTTCCAAGTGTAATGAAAGGTATGATTTCAGGCAAGTATAGCAGTACAGGAGATAAGCTAAATACCTGTGATTTAAATGGCTTAGCAAATCCTGATAATGTTACTTATATAAATAATACTGGCACATTAATCATCGGAGAAGATACAGGCGATGGTCATCAAAATGACGCTATTTGGTCATACAACATTGCAGAAGATAAGCTAACTAGAATTTTTACAACACCTTATGGAAGTGAAACAACATCGCCTTACTACTACAACAATATCGCTGGCTTTGGCTATATAATGGCAGTTGTGCAACACCCTTATGGAGAGAGCGATGAAGATAAGCTTTCAAATCCAAGTGATTCAAGAGCTTATACTGGATATATCGGACCATTTCCTGTTATAACAAAATAG
- a CDS encoding flavodoxin domain-containing protein has translation MANGMIIYASKAGATKAVSEIIAKELDFDILNAKELTSEVFSEYDNFIFASSTYGDGALNPDWKDKLDILEDANLESKTIALVGIGNQERHGEHFCGGMAEFLEKIKGANVIGQTELNGYKFNNSEFFKDGKFFGLAVDFKGDENYQKRVLDWVNDIKVKFKG, from the coding sequence ATGGCAAATGGTATGATTATATATGCTTCAAAAGCTGGTGCAACTAAAGCAGTTAGTGAAATTATAGCAAAAGAGCTTGATTTTGATATTTTAAATGCAAAAGAGCTTACATCTGAAGTTTTTAGTGAGTATGATAATTTTATTTTTGCGTCTTCAACTTACGGAGATGGGGCTTTAAATCCTGATTGGAAAGATAAATTAGATATCTTAGAAGATGCAAATTTAGAGTCAAAAACTATAGCACTTGTAGGCATTGGAAATCAAGAAAGACACGGAGAGCATTTTTGTGGCGGTATGGCTGAGTTTTTAGAAAAGATAAAAGGTGCAAATGTTATAGGGCAAACAGAGCTTAATGGTTATAAATTTAATAATTCTGAGTTTTTCAAAGACGGTAAATTTTTTGGTTTAGCTGTTGATTTTAAGGGCGATGAAAATTATCAAAAAAGAGTTCTTGATTGGGTAAATGATATAAAGGTTAAATTTAAAGGATAA
- a CDS encoding MoaD/ThiS family protein: MVEVEFLGPIGHEKLSLDVKNLKELKEVLAKYENLKQWLEISGVAINDVMVNSLDITLNDGDKISILPPVCGG; the protein is encoded by the coding sequence ATGGTAGAAGTTGAATTTTTAGGTCCTATAGGACACGAAAAATTATCTTTGGATGTAAAAAATTTAAAAGAGTTAAAAGAAGTTTTGGCAAAATATGAAAACCTAAAACAATGGCTTGAAATATCAGGAGTTGCTATAAATGATGTGATGGTAAATTCTCTTGATATAACACTAAATGATGGCGATAAAATATCTATTTTACCGCCAGTTTGCGGCGGATGA
- a CDS encoding molybdopterin synthase catalytic subunit: MEIYQGSLDSLQIYKTWYDKFKNANCGALITFSGIVRDEGGISALSFDIYKPILQSWYENWVKDAAKCGTYLLFAHSLGDVKIHECSYMSGVVSKQRKIALKLINDFVEDFKANAPIWKYDVINGKRIYAKERSHNLSNAGLLS; encoded by the coding sequence ATGGAAATTTACCAAGGAAGTTTGGATAGTTTGCAAATTTATAAAACTTGGTATGATAAATTTAAGAATGCAAATTGTGGTGCATTGATAACATTTAGCGGTATAGTAAGAGATGAAGGCGGTATATCCGCACTAAGCTTTGATATATACAAACCGATTTTACAATCTTGGTATGAAAACTGGGTAAAAGATGCTGCAAAATGTGGCACTTATTTACTTTTTGCACACTCTCTTGGAGATGTCAAAATTCACGAATGCTCTTATATGAGCGGCGTTGTGAGCAAACAACGAAAAATAGCCTTAAAACTTATAAACGATTTTGTAGAAGATTTTAAAGCAAATGCTCCTATTTGGAAATATGATGTTATAAATGGCAAAAGAATCTATGCAAAAGAAAGATCACATAACTTAAGCAATGCTGGACTTTTAAGCTAA
- a CDS encoding molybdopterin molybdotransferase MoeA — MKFKSYEETLKTLKNSIKPCEKIQKVAITSALNRILAVDIIAKENYPQYETSAMDGYACKFSDLSAGKLKILGDIPAGTNPMNIGLKDGECIKTFTGSLMCKNSDTLIPIENVDVKDGYIFINQGVKKGFAVRKIGESYKKDDILIRKGTKLSYSEIALLAELGEFHISVFMKPKVGVLATGSEIRDLGEALQTPAQIHSSNHIAIASMLELMGCEAVILPIIKDEKNLVKEAIINGIKSCDMLITTGGVSVGDYDFVKSSLKENCEILVDGAAIKPGRHIKIAKFNDKYIFALPGFPYSAMVMCVLYVRVLINELFCIKEENEIEAILSQDYVKKTEFLEFTACNITFKDGKVFANLEGKKSGSSAIINNLNNNAALLICPLEKKDGLKKGEVVKVLKML, encoded by the coding sequence ATGAAATTTAAATCATACGAAGAGACCTTAAAGACACTAAAAAACTCTATAAAACCTTGTGAGAAAATACAAAAAGTTGCCATAACTTCTGCACTAAATAGAATATTAGCAGTAGATATAATTGCCAAAGAAAACTACCCGCAGTATGAAACTTCAGCAATGGACGGATATGCTTGTAAATTTAGCGATCTATCCGCTGGAAAGCTAAAAATTTTAGGAGATATTCCAGCTGGAACAAATCCTATGAATATAGGCTTAAAAGATGGCGAGTGCATAAAAACATTTACAGGCTCACTTATGTGTAAAAATAGCGATACACTAATACCTATAGAAAATGTAGATGTCAAAGATGGGTATATTTTTATAAATCAAGGCGTAAAAAAAGGTTTTGCTGTAAGAAAAATAGGCGAAAGTTACAAAAAAGATGATATTTTGATAAGAAAAGGAACAAAACTTAGTTATTCTGAAATAGCACTTCTTGCTGAGCTTGGAGAGTTTCATATATCTGTTTTTATGAAACCAAAAGTCGGAGTTTTGGCAACAGGAAGCGAGATAAGAGATCTTGGAGAAGCACTTCAAACACCAGCACAAATTCATAGCTCAAATCACATAGCAATAGCATCTATGTTAGAACTTATGGGGTGTGAAGCTGTTATTTTACCAATAATAAAAGATGAAAAAAATCTAGTAAAAGAAGCTATCATAAATGGCATAAAAAGTTGCGATATGCTAATCACTACAGGCGGAGTGAGTGTTGGGGATTATGATTTTGTAAAATCATCGCTCAAAGAAAATTGTGAAATATTAGTAGATGGGGCAGCTATAAAACCTGGAAGACACATAAAAATAGCCAAATTTAATGATAAATACATATTTGCACTTCCAGGATTTCCATACTCGGCTATGGTAATGTGCGTGTTGTATGTAAGAGTTTTGATAAACGAGCTTTTTTGCATAAAAGAAGAAAATGAAATTGAAGCTATTTTAAGCCAAGATTATGTTAAAAAGACCGAATTTTTAGAATTTACTGCTTGCAATATAACTTTTAAAGATGGTAAAGTTTTTGCAAATTTAGAAGGTAAAAAAAGCGGTTCAAGTGCGATAATAAATAATCTAAACAATAACGCAGCACTACTAATTTGTCCGTTAGAAAAAAAAGATGGTCTAAAAAAGGGCGAAGTTGTCAAAGTATTAAAAATGCTTTAA
- a CDS encoding SDR family NAD(P)-dependent oxidoreductase — protein sequence MNKTAFITGATSGFGEAIARLLAKNGYKLVLVARREDRLKALSDEIGKDNVYIISLDICDKDGVFKAIKDIPQNFLDIEILVNNAGLALGQESFIDASIEDFETMIDTNIKGLIYITKAILPIMKQRKSGYIFNLGSVAGNWPYSGGNVYGATKAFVKQLSFNLRNDLKGTNIRVTNIEPGIAKTEFSLVRFKGDKSKADSVYENTGFLRAEDIATIVLNCINMPKNVNINSLEVMATTQTWAGFFFEKK from the coding sequence ATGAATAAAACAGCTTTCATAACAGGTGCAACTTCGGGTTTTGGTGAGGCTATCGCTAGGCTTTTAGCTAAAAATGGATATAAATTAGTGCTCGTAGCAAGAAGAGAAGATAGACTAAAGGCTTTATCTGATGAGATTGGTAAAGACAATGTGTATATTATATCGCTTGATATTTGCGATAAAGATGGTGTTTTTAAGGCTATTAAAGATATCCCACAAAATTTTTTAGATATAGAAATTTTGGTAAATAACGCAGGTCTAGCTCTTGGTCAAGAGAGTTTTATAGATGCATCGATTGAGGATTTTGAGACTATGATTGATACAAATATAAAAGGTCTTATTTATATCACAAAAGCGATATTACCTATAATGAAACAAAGAAAAAGCGGATATATCTTTAACTTAGGCTCTGTTGCTGGAAACTGGCCATATAGTGGCGGAAATGTTTATGGTGCAACAAAAGCTTTTGTAAAACAGCTAAGCTTTAACCTTAGAAATGATTTAAAGGGTACAAATATCAGAGTTACAAACATAGAGCCGGGTATTGCAAAAACAGAGTTTAGTTTAGTGAGATTTAAAGGCGATAAATCAAAAGCAGATAGTGTGTATGAAAACACAGGGTTTTTAAGGGCTGAAGATATCGCTACAATAGTGTTAAATTGCATAAATATGCCAAAAAATGTAAATATAAATTCGCTTGAAGTAATGGCTACAACGCAAACTTGGGCTGGATTTTTCTTTGAAAAAAAATAG